From the genome of Primulina huaijiensis isolate GDHJ02 chromosome 11, ASM1229523v2, whole genome shotgun sequence:
CAAATATCAacatgcaaatttcgaaatacAAGACTTGTGTAACATCATTCATATCACATGCATAACATTTACCAAACACTGCAATTTCTCaactttctatggtttactgatatcagtccctaatttttactcctctaagggggcgaggccgaatCGGTTATATCCCCACCGCATGAGGGTCATGTCATGGTTGGGATTCTCTCCCATATACAgtcgaatcctcacagtgtccaaAACCACATGACAAAAATCGTAACCAGAAGGGTGTAGAAGAAGAATTGTACTCGACCGATTTTTAACAAACCGAAAGACACATGCACCgaaaatttaacaatttaaaacaagCTCACTTACCTTAGATCTTGTAGAAAAAAACGTGAATAGAGGGGGTTCCTTGCACAGGAATTTCGAACCCTAGCTTCGGGTTTGGACTGCAGCAGCGCTTCGCTAGTTCGCTTCTTCGCACACTGAGAGAGCAAGCTCTCGAAAATCCTAAGAAAACTAGGAGAGGAACTCGAAAATTTGGAGTAAAAAATGGTGTGATTTTCGAGTTAtagggccctcctatttataggggttggctgctatcATGATCGTGTATTATCCTCGCATTTGAATTCTGAATCAAATCTGAATCTAAGATTTTTATCAATCTTTTATCCCTGATCTTGGATAATATTTCGAAATCTAGATATCCCTCCCTTGGATAATTTCGAAATATGCCTTGTCCAGCCTGAAAAATTTCGACTTTTGTATCTAATTTCCAATATTCGGTAGTCTTTTTATTTCTCAATatagtaaaattatttttcttaaatcccaaaaattcCCCTACCTAAATCCGAAATTTAGTGGTATTATTCCAAAAataagattttgatttttactTAAAATCCTGGtagttaaacttttaaatttttcccaAGCCTGTATTTTTTATCGTGTAGACTCTTCCCTATATctactattttcgaaaatccctaATAAAtcttccaatattttttttttgaaaatcctATGGTATATTCTTCAAGATTTTGAGATCCAAGATTGAATTATCTTTTCGCTTAAATCTTTACCTAGTTATATTTCTGTATATCTCAAATATTCTGTATATCTCCAAcattgataagaaaatatttcatctGAATTAATGGGATGAGCATCCAAGATGGTACAATCCTAGTACAATTTAAATCACTAAAATATGATCACGGTCATATACAATTATGGGTTTTACATCAttgattttaaagaataaattaggtATGTATGTATGAGCTTTGCGAGTTAGCATGGAGCATAGTAAACATGAAATTGATAGGAATAAGTCATTTGTCTAACGAGCAGTGTAGTTTCACATGttaaaaatttcaaggaatTATCTGTCATTTTTCCTTCATACTTAAGTTAACCACATCATATCTTCAGTCCCCGACATTCATGAGAAGTCGAACCTCAAAAATTGAGGTTTGGaggtaaaaataataatttgctATTGTTCGGGATTGTTTTGCAAAAGCTCGTGATTTCAGATAAATGATTAAATCTATAGATCGAAATAGAAACGAGGAAATCAAAAGTGGCCAGTGTCTGAAAATAAAACTGAAAAGCTGGGAATGTTTCTTGGTGAATAGTTATATTAAGTTTTtaacaatgataaaaaaaaaaatatcaacacTATTTAATGATTTTTCTCTTTTCAAAATTATCGGAGGTAGGAATGTCGAGagatattttcatttatttatcaaGATACCAtaatcatttttgaaaaattaaaatcatcatGATATCAGCTTCAAGATTTGATGCTAACGCAAAAtctgggaaaaaaataaaagaaacaaacaaaactgaattttaaaaagttgCATATTAGTTTGCAGATTTTAGTAATCACTCCATTCGATATATATATTAaagtatttgaaaaaaaaaaagaaaaaaaagaaagaaaaaaaaaaaaaaagaagagtgCCCTTTGACGCGAATAGACTACTATAGAGGACCTGATCATGTGCTCACTTTTCTCTAAGTCTTTAAAGTGGCCTGCTTTAAATTTCAGTTGAGTACAATTTACtgactaaaaaatttaatatataatattcattCTGTTTGAAAATGAAATACACTATGATTCATCTTGTAGTAAAAAACCAAGAGCAATTCGGAAAAATATTGattgatttttatgtaatatctaaatattttacatacAAAAAAATGTACATAGAAAAACTATACGCTTACGACAAGTACAAATTATTACCGTATTTATGAATGACAACGTTTTTAGACTAGATATGGAGGTGCAACTCCATGCATGTCCACTCATTTTGCACGTATGTAattcattttataatttttcaaaaaataaaataggatCTAAAAAGAAAACTAATTGGCtctttaataatttaatgaaataattcGACCCTAAATATACCTAATTTTATGTTAATCTTGTCATGTTATAATTAGAGTTAAtgcaaattaaaaaacaaataaagtgaaaaaaaaaatcgaggtggCATATTTTGTGGTGATCTAAATCACAGGGAATACAATCCAGTGTTTTAGCTTAGTTTATGCTGCATCGAGATTGTTTTTCCTCTTATTAATTTCAATACTATTAAATCGTGTGGCtctcaatttttttgaaaactgatatatattttgatgataCAAAAACTAACATACGATCATATTGTGATTGATGTAGCATAAAATAATCTTAATATTACAGCTTCACGCACAAGGCATAATCTCTTTGTACGCCTAGTTTCCCCAATAAAGCATGCCTAAATATTGTGATTGATGTACGGATGCCCTAGCTCGTCCCATAATCACATCAAAGAATATGGTATTTCCTACTTTAAATTAATCGTGTTGTTGAATTAAAGACGTTTGTAAAAACGTTATTTTACGATGAAATTAATAATTGGAATTGTGAGAAACGATCCGATGTGTTTTAATGGGTCAGAAGTGATCCAATGCGTGTaaagaaatttataatttgggCGAGAAATTATTTGGGACGTGGGATGTaaaaaattttacatataaaatagagtttatattaaaatttaggaaaactatattttttgttctatatatttaatttgttgtGAATTCAGTAACAtgtgttgtcaaatttcagtcatTAGTAtgctatctttttttttttgaaactttaataattttttcgaCGTGGTACTGATGTAGCGCCAACATGTAGTGTTATATCATCATTATTAATGAAAAATcactaaaattgaaatatacatatatacatgacTAAGACCGAAGTTAGACGACATAGAAAACCAACATCCCGTGGAGAGgtaaataaatatgattaaaaaaaatgcaactTTTACTCATGATAACAATCTTTTGTaccattgtcaaatttgtatgCTTATTTTGTATTCCATGTTTATTTATATCTCACCTCGTAGAGGCCTGGATGAAATATATATCATGAGCAATACAAAATCTTGAAAGCTAAGCCGGACAGAATCATATCTTGAATTGACtgtcaaattttcttttttcaattggTTTCATGTGGGAGCAATTTCATGTTCGTGCATGTTGCCTTGAGATTCATGTTTAGCCGATATTAGATTTTCAAGGCATAATATTATTATAGAATTTTAACGCTTTTTCCTCTTTTTCGCTCCTAAAAACAACTATTCCTGAAACTATTCTCGAATAGTACGATTTACCTCGGTATAGTTGGGCCAGCAGAGATATGGTGGTCGTGGATTTGTTAATCTTTTCATCTGCACATGTAATTCTTTGCCGTCCGATTGGGATGCCAATCCAATCTCATCTGTCAAAACACGATCTAAACCTTCTTTTTCTCTTCACATGGCTGCGGAAAGGACTAAATTCCAACTTTTTTTTGGGTAATTCATAGAATATGACTGTATGTCTGTTTGTAAAATAAGAAGAATGTTTCTATTGATTACAAaaagttaaaataattaatcacatTTAAATGTGAAAAACATGTATTGGttatgaaaaattaaaagaaattacaacttattaattaaaaatattattcccGTCCTAAGTGATTAAGGCCATAAACCATGTGTAATCATCAGGGAATTGTGTATCCGTAGTACCTTGCTTGTGCTGATATTACATTTTTGTTACAACATTGTTAAAAGTGGGATTTCTTGAACTTTATTACATGAAAAGTGAAAATGTGGAAAAAAACgaatcataaaaagtaataaaaatagattatatacttaactttcttttaataattttaaggtTGCACCAAACAATACAACTGAAGCACGAAAATGGCTCCACTAGTTACTCTGGTGGATGCTGTGGCCAAGTAGCCCTTGAAATAATGCATAAAGATCTTTATTATCCATTCCAAAAATCTCTTCTGCTTTCCTCAAGGTCACCTGAAAGTAAACCCATGTGGTGAGAACAATATATTTATTGGCCCTAAGATTAGATACACAATGGTTTTTATCGACTTCGTGTGTCACCTCGCGAGATTGCTTTTGTGCATTTAATTCCTTTACATTGGCTAGGAATGCACTAAATTGCTCCAACGATAAGCGATTCCTGCATTTTACGATATAATGCCAGAAACCATATGGTAAAGTCACCTTGAAAGCTTGCTTATTCAGTCATGGTACTATCACTGAGACTGAACTCACCTGGCTTGACGAAATAGCTCCTTTCCGTTAATTCGAGGAGGGCGAGCTACGAAGTTTTAAAAACAGATAAGATAGAGAAAGAGCATATGGACTCACTTGAATCAATAAGCATAACAACTAAAACTTCCATATGATAGCGACCACAACGCGAATGATCGATTAATgtcaaataaaatcaaataaatttaatattgtggGCATAGTTAGTAGACCTGGTAGTGGGTGTCCTAAAGTGGGAGAGTTTGTGCCTGATGACTGATGGCTTGATGGGTACCACGAAGAAAGAGAAGTTGATCCCTGAGTTATAGGAGAAGTTGTGCCAGAGGTTCTCTGAGGCGAGCTTGCAGCTGAGTATCTTTTTGGGGAAGCATTACTAGAAAATACAGTTGGAGTTCCAGTAGGAGTAAATCGAGGAGTTTTATTTGGAGTTGTGGAAAAAAATTTCCCAGCTTGCTGAACAGCTGTGAACCAGAAAAAATTAGCAAAATCATCCCTTGGACGGCAAATTTGGAAATGTAACATCagaaaaaacaaatataaaggTTCTAATACCAACGTCATTTATACTTGCACTATCATCAGATGTCCCGAAAGAATGATATTTTGTGTAGCCATTCGAATCATCATCTAGAAGCAACCATAAGCCCCGAAATCAACAAGTACACATGAAAACATGAAACAAAGACGAAGGTAGCACTTCTAAACTGTAACATGGTCATAATGGTCATGAGCCCCGTGCACCACAAAGTCCGACCACATAAATGTAaggtaaaaaaatcaaaactacCATTAGTTGGATAGGCCTTGGGGACAGATTGGTCGTAAGTGCCAATATCTACAGTTTCTGTTTGCTGGTGAGATAACAATTATAGGTTAGTTAACTTCTCCAAAATCTAATATTGAACCTTATAAGAAGACGACATAATCTTGGTGGCTAGGAAGAATAGGAAAATATGGTGAAAGAAACGTACAGGAAAACTATCATCATTTAGTGACTGCACCAATTGTCTCTTAAAATTCTGCAACTGTAAGAAGACAGGGGTCAGATATTCTCTTGAGATGTACTAACTCTGCTCATGAAATCCGAACATACTAAAATCATTATAAGCCAGGAAGAGGATAAAATGTCTTGGAATTAGAACGTCTAAATAACTTCAGTTCCAATTCCAAATCCATTCTGATTTTACAGAACACTACTGGAAAAATTTTGTCCACACAATATTAACTTCTCAGAAAACGTTGAAATACTGATTTTAACTTTCACGGTTTCGCATAAGTTGCTAAACTAGGGGAAGCAAACTCCTATAACAATCTGTGTATCAAGAATGTCGCAGAAGATTTGTTTCCCAGTCATTGAGGTGAgtatattttcgaaattattcATTCGGTGAAGTATATGCGATAACAGGACAATATAATGGAGTTGAAGGAAAGAGCAGAAAAATATTATGCTCTACTCTTGGAAATCTCACAGTTACAATTACCAATCTAACCAACCATAGAATTGCATTTTAGACTTTATTTATCTTGAACATATGTCAGATATAATTAAAGAATTTCATTCTTGAAATCAATCATATGAAATCAAGGAACAAACCGATGCCATTGCTAAAATTAACATGAAAAAGCAACAAAAGTACTAAAGACTACTTACCTTGGCCAAGTGCTGGCTCAGCTTCTTTGCAGTGAAAGCCAAAGAATCTCTCTCCTTCAATAGATTCATCTGGCAATCCAATTAGAGAATGAAAAACGACTTCGACAAAAAAAGTTGAAAACGAATTTCGGTCTGAACTAGTGAATACGTTTTCTTCGCGCTGGATTTTTAACCACAATTCCATTTCCTGGTATGCAGTCTCGAGCTGGGAAACCTTATCTTCAAGCACCAAAATGGCCCGATCCTTGTCGATAAGCTGCTGCTGAAGACGATCCGCCTCAGTTTCGAGCTTAGTCACCCGCGACGCGATCGCCATCGACGTGATCTTGCGCGCCAAATCCAGCAGATCAAACGGATCCGTCGGCAGCATCGATTGTATCTCTTCCGGAAGATCGAAGTGTGGCCCCACACGGCTGCCGTCTCCGCCACCGTTAGCCGCCATCATAACCAATATGGACCCTACAAAATGGAATTCCGTATGATCGTCGAGTTTTGACGGCGCCGAAGAAGAATATGCAAGAATGATTAATCATTTGATTTGAATATagaatataattattttcatcTCCGCAAAGAAAagtcaaaattattttgattccCAGAAAGTTTGAACCTTTCGATGTTCCCGACGGCCAAATCAAAGCGTCTCCGATGGGGAAAATCAGGCCAAGTTCAGTTAACCTTTTTTCTTTTACAGTAATTTTCACccattagaaataaaatattaattaattccaTCAGCACCATGTTAAATTCTCATACAAATCTTAAAGTCCCATTTTCGAATATTAAGTCAACTTCTAAAACTCTAACCAAAATTTGATATAAATCAACcaaattggattttttttgtCCGGAACTCCAGATGTAATCAAAATCTCAAGTAAAACAAATGTTTTGGACTAAGAAAATGTATTAAGGTTTGTGCAATATTAATTTGTCGTCCGGGTTTTAAACAGCTATAATCCTATTCTTAAAAGATCTAATTTATTAAAAcagtatattttttttttttttatcattttaagtGTGTATTTGAAGATACGTGCGCACGGTCCGTGCCACAACTACATCAATATGACAATATCCTCTCTACTCTCAGTGTTAGACAGATTAAGTTATGTTTGGTAGTCATGACAAgggaatgattattaaataatcatttcttATCTTgtgtttggttcattttttatttagtcTTCGAGTCTTTGATTATGATTGAAAGCCCTCAATAATCATgttatttgtgtgattaaatatcCCTTCTCAAAAGTGTGATAGTTTATAATTCTTAAATATTGATAATGATAAGATTATATATTGACCATAATACCTTTAAATTATgttcttcaatataatatgaaaattaaaattagtgaaaatttaataattaatataatatttaaatttttattataatttttataaattaatttcatatatttttattattttcaattattttaaaaaaaacaataatattgtaattatcattaaaatttatttaacaataaaattaatatttaaaatattattactattttaattattaattaaatgtatatttataaatatatttctaataaatatatttaagttaatttaataaatgtaaaatataattataaatatttaattatttattaaattattttaagaatatttataattatttaaaaaaaacaataatattgtaattattattaaactttatttaaattaacattcaaaatattattgctattttaaattaattttaatacatgtaaattatatttataaatatttgattatctatccaattattttaagaatatatatttaattaacatttgGGCATTTttggtcattacaataaaatttacaaaattaatccatcattttaaaatcataccaaacaccatgttatttatctCACAATACTATTAATAcatatctctcattttttttatcactctAATTACTAATCCTTTAGTTATCCTATCTTACACACCAAACATAGCCTTATAGTACATGCAGAGGGACAAAGACTCGTATAAAATCAAAGAATTTTCCAAGGTTTTTATGCATGAgagatgatatttttatttcattttttgttatttacataaatgaataaatttgacatatttttttatacataaaataacGTGTAGATAACATAACATCAAgtataaatatttgtaatatCCATAATATATTTTCTGTGGGACGTGGAGCCTTTTATATTCTCGTGGGCTTTAGTCTTTCAAATTTGTGTTACTGTTTTGAAAAATGTCGaatcaacaaaatttaaatCGGTTCGATTTATGTGAAAATGGGTTCAATTGATATCGAACAACCGAACGTGGGAAACGCTCAAATGGCGCATGAGAGACGATGAGATTTCTCCCAGCCAAAAATGGACACGCGTACACAGAGGCCAATCAACCAATGTCAAATTCAAGGGCCcccttaataaataatacaGTCTCCCGGAAGTCAAGGATAATaaagaattattaaaaaaaaaagtagctCATATACGTGGAGCAATGTCATTCATGCAATTTCCAAACAAATCTTATCTTTCAAAAttactttaattaattggatGATGTGCGATAAAAGAGTTTTTCTGAATAATTTAATGGCTGGGGCCTATTTATCTGATCgtgactaaaaaaattaaatttgccCATAAAAAATTGATTGCTCTTAATATCAGTTCACTTGTGATTGGACATCATCTGTccatattattaattaagccCAACTACCAGCCAAATAATTTGATGAATTATGGGACCTAAAAATATCATATGAGTTCTTCATGGTCCACAAACTTGGTGAATGAATGGGCTTGCTTAATAAATTTCATGACGTAAActctaataaataaaatatttgtcggTCGTTTAGGATTTACatgacatcaaaatttcaaattttaaaataagtacaaatttttgaaactttaaaatataccAAATGGTGGTTGTAATAAATAACTTTTTGTCCCATTAATTTCTTTCATTCTAGATTTTGGTGCAAGTATTCAGTCagtatctttgattttttttggtatttagtcatattcaaattaataactttgatgaaaaatgttaatttatcCTCAAAAAATGTTGACATCGAACCAGAAAATTGTTAAGGTGATAATATATNNNNNNNNNNNNNNNNNNNNNNNNNNNNNtattatactatattattaagtgtgaggacatgataataactatcTAAAGATGACACTAacttttttttcctaattttacccttatatgatactaatattacacttttgttttttttttaaatttcaacacacacttttatttttatttcaacaattcaaataataatttagtccctccataatttgtcaaatttcactttagtccatcaataatgataaaaaagattgtatacacacgcatcgcgtgtgcagagTAGCTAGTATATATATAAGTGTGAGAAGGTTAGAAAAACTGTTTGAGAAGAACACcaaaatttcttctttttttactCTCTTATTCAACACCACTTATAATAATTCCAATTACGTCAATCTCAGGTCTAAAATCTTCCCCAAAAATGGAAGTCATAACCGTACCAACACATTTGAAAACttcttaatttaaaaaatcttaCGGTGTTAACGCAAGAAACCTTTCTTTTTCTaccataatattattatatttttttttattgaaatcgagtttaatagaaaaatatattttttgtcataaaaaataatatatacaaacacaataattataatatttatatcaaattataaatattttatatttattttataaattgattaaataatattttaaatatctaatATTATGTTAGAGATAACGCGTGTGCTTCATCGTCAGTATATATATGATTATGATGTTAGAATTTAATGCAACACAACCAATTCGGCTTAGTTATAACAGCTCctaaaatacttttaaacagTCTCTGAACCTTGCCAAATCCCAagaattcaatcaaatttgCATATATGGCaacgaaaataaaaaatgactcCTGTCCGATCATGGCCATCTTCCAAAATCTCGATATTTTCTCGATTGTCCTTTCCCTCGGCGTCCTTTGTTTGTACAGAAGAATAACCCGGGAACCCAAATCGGCGCCTACAAATTGGCCAGTGGTCGGCATGCTTCCGGGGGTTCTCCGAAATCTGCACAGAGCCCACGAATACGCCACGCAAGTTTTAAGTGAGTGTGGTGGTACGTATGTATTTAAAGGGCCCTGGTTCTTCAACATAGACATGGTGTTTACTTGTGATCCTGCCAATATCCACCATATTTTCAGCAAAAATTTCCCGAATTATCCAAAAGGTCCACAATTCagaaaaattttcgaaattttgggagATGGGGTTTTCAATGCTGATTATGAACTGTGGGAGATCCACAGGAGAATAACTCTTTCGTTTTTGACTAATGCCAATTTCTATAATCTTCTGGAGAACGGCGCTTGGAAAAAGATTGAGACTGGACTAATGCCTGTTCTTGAAAATTTCTGTGAACAGGGGAAAGATTTCGATCTACAAGATATTTTTCAGAGATTTACTTTTGATAACATCTGCAACCTTGTGTTGGATTATGATCCAGGGAGTTTAAGCATTTATTTGCCTTATATTCCTTGTGAAAAAGCATTTAGTAACTCAGTGGAACCACTGTTACATAGGCATATAGTGCCTGAAATAATTTGGAGGCTTCAACAAAGGCTGAAATTTGGTAACGAAAAGATATTAGACGAAGCAAAGAAGGCGTTCGATGAATTTATATTTCCACTTGTTTCTTTGAAGGATGAAGAGCAAGAGGATGACTTCAAGTTAATGAAAGTTTTCAAGAAAGTGTATGAGGAAAACAGGATCAATTCTTCCGGTGATTTAAGACAGTTCTTGAAGGATACAGcgttgagtttg
Proteins encoded in this window:
- the LOC140988628 gene encoding uncharacterized protein At4g15545-like — its product is MMAANGGGDGSRVGPHFDLPEEIQSMLPTDPFDLLDLARKITSMAIASRVTKLETEADRLQQQLIDKDRAILVLEDKVSQLETAYQEMELWLKIQREENMNLLKERDSLAFTAKKLSQHLAKLQNFKRQLVQSLNDDSFPQTETVDIGTYDQSVPKAYPTNDDDSNGYTKYHSFGTSDDSASINDVAVQQAGKFFSTTPNKTPRFTPTGTPTVFSSNASPKRYSAASSPQRTSGTTSPITQGSTSLSSWYPSSHQSSGTNSPTLGHPLPARPPRINGKELFRQARNRLSLEQFSAFLANVKELNAQKQSREVTLRKAEEIFGMDNKDLYALFQGLLGHSIHQSN
- the LOC140988275 gene encoding alkane hydroxylase MAH1-like; translation: MATKIKNDSCPIMAIFQNLDIFSIVLSLGVLCLYRRITREPKSAPTNWPVVGMLPGVLRNLHRAHEYATQVLSECGGTYVFKGPWFFNIDMVFTCDPANIHHIFSKNFPNYPKGPQFRKIFEILGDGVFNADYELWEIHRRITLSFLTNANFYNLLENGAWKKIETGLMPVLENFCEQGKDFDLQDIFQRFTFDNICNLVLDYDPGSLSIYLPYIPCEKAFSNSVEPLLHRHIVPEIIWRLQQRLKFGNEKILDEAKKAFDEFIFPLVSLKDEEQEDDFKLMKVFKKVYEENRINSSGDLRQFLKDTALSLMFAGRDTTSTCLTWLFWLIAKNPSTETKILQEIETELKIKTQDSSWRFFKVEESRKLVYLHGALCESLRLFPPVALEHKSPMHDDILPSGHHIRKNSKLIISFYSVGRLEKVWGKDCLDFKPERWISASGRIRHEPSYNFPAFNVGPRTCIGKEMAFIQMKVVAAAVIYHYRVELVEGHPVVPLDSVILQVKHGLRVRLSKRT